The genomic stretch CGGCGGCCGTCCGGAAGACGTTGCCGAAACGCAGGTTGTGGATCAGCGCCGAGCCGTGCTCGACCTCGCCGTCGATGCCGACGAGCGCGGCCTTGCCGAACGCCTCGACCTCGGCACCGAGCAGTTCGACGCAGGCGGGGCCGACCAGCTCGCCGATCTCCTGGCCGATCTCGTCGGCCAGGGTGACCAGGTCCTGCACGTACTCGCTGGGGTAGGGATTCTCGATGACCACGCCGGCGAAGGCGACCCGGTGCACCGGCTGCACCGCTCTGCCGTTCTCCAGCCGCGTCTCTTCGAGGTGACGGATCAGCTTGCGAACCCGGATGCTCACGATCACTCCTTAGTGGTTCATTGGATGAACCATCGGTTCATATCCTGGCGTTGCAGAGGGAGCGAGTCAATAGCCCCCAGGGACGTATCCGGCTATCCGGCGAGGGTCACCTCTCGCCGTCCACGCAGGTCAGCACGGTGACGGCAGCACCGCTGGCACGGCCTGGTCACCGGTCACATAGAGATCGGTCCGCCGGTCGGCCAGCGGTTGATTGAACGGGTTGTGCCACCGTTGCGCCCGCGTACCGACCAGGTCCACCTCGGCCAGCACGAGTTCCTCGCGGTCCCCGCTGGCCGGGCCGGCGATCGGCCAGCCGTCCGGTCCGACCAGGACGGACCGGCCGACGAAGGGCTGGCCGTTCTCCACCCCGATCCGGCTGATCCCGGCGACGTAGCACTGGTTGGAGTGCGCCCCGGTCATGCACATCAGGTTCGCCATCGCGGGCACCGCCGTCGGCTGCCCCGGCACCGGCACCCAGTTCGACGGCAGCACCACCAGATCGGCGCCCTGCAACGCGGCGCTGCGGAACGTCTCGGGGAACCAGGCGTCGTAACAGATCCCGATGCCGATCCGGCCCAGTGGCGTGTCGTAGACCGGGAAGCCGTCGTCGTTGCGGTCGTAGATCTCCTTCTCGTCGTTCCACAGGTGCGCCTTGCGGAACGTGCCGACGTGACCGGTCGGACCGAGCAGCACCGCCGAGTTGAAGATCCGGTCGCCGTTCCGCTCGGTCACCCCACCCACGATCCACAGGTCCAGTTCGGCGGCGAGCCGCGCCCACGCGGTGACCGTCGGCCCGTCCGGCACCGGCTGGGCGTACCGGGCGGCCTCCACCCGGTCGGCGAAGACGTACCCCGCTGATGCTGCCTCGGGCAGCACCACGAGTCGGGCACCCCGGTCGGCCGCCGCCCTGATCCAGCCACACGTGCTGGCGATGTTCGCCGCGATGTCGCCGAAGACCGGCGCCATCTGCGCCCCGGCGAGCAGGAAGCGGGTCACCATTGCGCCCGCACCGCCGCGTACTTGACGGTGAGGTACTCGTCGATGCCGACCGTCCCGCCCTCGCGTCCCAGGCCGGACTGCTTGACACCGCCGAAGGGCGCCGCCGGGTTGGAGATGACGCCCTGGTTGAGCCCCACCATCCCGCTCTCCAACCGCTCGGTCACCCGCAGTCCACGACCCAGGTTCTCGGTGAAGACGTACGCGGCCAGGCCGTACTCGGAGTCGTTGGCCAGACCAACCGCCTCGTCCTCGTCGTCGAAGGCCACCACCGGGGCGACCGGGCCGAAGATCTCCTCGCGGACGCACCGGGCCCCGTCCGGCACCCCGGACAGCACGGTCGGCGCGAAGAAGTGCCCCGCCCCGGCGATCGGCCCGCCACCGGTGACGACCGCCGCACCGGCCTGCGTGGCGTCGGCGACCAGTTCGGCGACCGAGGCGACGGCCACCCCGTCGATGAGCGGCCCCACGTCGGTCGACGGGTCCAGCCCGTGCCCGACCCGCAGCTCGCCGAGCCGCGCGGCGAGCGCCTCGACGAAACGCGGCGCCACCGACCGGTGTACGTAGAACCGGTTCGCGGCGGTGCACGCCTCACCGACGTTTCGCATCTTGGCCTGGACCGCCCCCTCGACGGCCAGGTCCAGGTCGGCGTCGGCGAAGACCAGGAACGGCGCGTTCCCGCCCAGTTCCATCGAGGTGCGCAGCACCCGCTCGGCGGACTGGGCCAGCAGGGTGCGGCCGACCGGGGTCGAGCCGGTGAACGACAGCTTGCGCAGCCGCTCGTCGGTGAGCAGGGCCGAGGTGACCCGCCCGGACTGCGAGGTGGTGATCACGTTGACCACGCCCCGGGGCAGGCCCGCCTCCTCCAGGATCCGGACCAACGCCAACATGGACAGTGGTGTCTGCTTGGCGGGCTTGACCACGACGGTGCACCCGGCCGCCAGGGCGGGACCGATCTTGCGGGTACCCATCGCCATCGGGAAGTTCCACGGGGTCACCAGCAGGCAGGGGCCGACCGGTTGGCGCATCACCACGACCCGCGAGTTGCCGCCCGGCGCCGGCAGGTAGCCGCCGTCGATGCGGACCGCCTCCTCGGCGAACCAGCGCAGGAACTCGGCGGCGTAACTCACCTCGGCCTGGGACTCGGCGAACGCCTTGCCCATCTCCAGGGTCATCATCCGGGCCAGGTCGTCGCGGCGCTCGATGATCAGGTCGAACGCCCGGCGCAACACCTCGCCCCGCTCCCGGGGCGGCGTCGCGGCCCACCCGGCCTGGGCGCGGGCGGCGGCGGCCAGCGCGTCCCGCCCGTCCTCGACCGAGGCGTCCGCCACCTCGGCGATGGTCGTGCCGGTCGCCGGGTCCTCCACGGGCAGGACGGCGCCGTCCCGACCCGCGCGCCACTCACCGTCGACGTACAGCCCCTTGGGGGTCTTGTCGACCACCGTCAGTGCCGCCGCCAACACCTCGGCTGGTACGGCCATTGTCTCCTCCTTCACCGCACGCGTCGCCATGGACGAGCCGGTGCGGTCGGCGGGTGCCCTAGCGTCTGGCGAAGGCACTCGGAATGTCGATGTCTGCGTTACTGAGCAGGTCGGTGAGCTGCCGGGCCGCCTTGATCACCGACTCCGCCATGGTGTCGATGCGCTCGCGGGTGATCCGGTACGTCGGCCCGCCGATCCAGACCGCGTACGGGGTGGTGCCGCGCAGCCGCACCGGCGCGGCGACCGACGCCGCCCCGACCTCAAGTTCGTCGTACGCGAAGGCGAACCCGCGTTCCCGGACCGCGTCCAACGAGGCCACGAAGGACTCCAGGTCACCCACCTCCGGCGGGGCGTGCTCGGCGAACTCCTCGGTGAAGTCCTCCCGCACCGACTCCGCGCTCAGGGCCGCCAGCAGCACCTTGCCGGTGGAGGTGGCCCAGACCGGCTGGGTACGGGGTACCGGCTTGAGCGTCTGCCCGATCAGCGACGGCCCCGGCACCTGGGCCACGACCATCACCTTCGGCGGCAGCAGCACGTCGAAGCCGGCGGTCTCCCGGGTCTCCTCGGCGAGGTTGCGCAGCACCTCCCGCATGTGGCCGTAGGCGCCGCCGCCGTCGAGAAGTCCCCCCACGATGGAGAGCAGACCGAGGGAGACCCGGTAGCGACGGGTGATCGGATCCAGGGTGAGCCAGCTCTCCCGCTCCAGCACCGTCAGCACCCGGTAGCAGGTGGCCTTGGGGATGCCCGCCTCGCGGGCGACCTCGCTGAGCCCGACCCCTTCCGGGTGCGCCGCCACCGCCCGCAGGAGCCAGATCGTGCGTCGCACCAGGCCCGCCTCACTGGGCGCCATCGCTACCTCCATCAATCGCCATCGGCCGGGGATACGGCCCACATCTTGGCAGAAGCCATCGGCTGCGGGCGTGTGCCGAACGGCGGGAGCCGCCCGGCACACGCCCGCCGCTACCTGCCGCCTTCCGTGATCGTCACGGTCTGCGGGGTGTAGGAGTTCCCGTTGGCGTCGAAGCCGTCGGCGGTGAGCTCGTCGTTGGCGCGCTGCGACAGGTCGGTGCGGAACGAGTCGGAGTCCGGCACGCCCTTGAGCACCCCGCCGCCCATCGCGATCTTGATGGTCTGGTCCCAGGCCGCCTGGTCCATCATCCCGACGCCGTTGACGGCCGGCCAGATCAGCTTGTTGATCTCGTTGAGCATCCAGGTCTGGTGCCCCTTGCCCAGCGCGCTGCCGGCGTTGAGCACGATGTCCACACAGTCGTCCAGCTCGTCGCGGCAGAAGCCCCAGCCCCGGTAGGACGCCTTGAGGAACTTCACCGCGGTGTCCTGGTTGGCCTGCTCGTTGAGCCAGTCACCCCGGGCGTAGACGCCGTCCTCAAGGCTGGTGTAGCCGGCATCCTGGAGGTTGATCACGGAGAAGTCCGACGGCTGGTACAGCTCGCCGGTGTCCGGGTTCTTGGTCTCCAGCAACTGGGCGTACTCGTTATAGGTCTTGGCCTGGGCGGCGTCGACCTCCTTGCGCAGCAGCAGCGACATGTCGAACGGCTGCTGGATGATCTCGGCGTCCTTGGTCGGGTCGACACCGGCGTCCTTCATCGCGGCGAACAGCACGAGTTCGTTGCCGTAGCCCCAGCTCCCGACCTTCTTGCCCTTGAGGTCGGTGAGCTCCTTGATGCCGGAATCGGCCCAGGCGACCTGCAGGTACGCGCCGCGCTGGAACACCTGGCCGATGTTGACCAGGTCCGCGCCCTGCTCCCGGGTGACCATCGTCTTGGTGACGTGGCTGACCGCGAACTCGGCGTTGCCGGCGGAGAGCACCTGCTGGGGGACGATGTTGACGCCACCCTCCTGGATGGTGACGTCGAGGCACTCCTCGGCGTAGTACCCCTTCTCCTTGGCCGCGTAGTAGCCGGCGAACTGGGCCTGGGCGACCCACTGGAGCACCACCCGGACCTTGGTGGTCGACTCGCAGTTCTTGGCGGCCTCGGCCGCGGACTCGCTCGGGCCGTCGGACATTCCTCCGCAGGCCGAGGCGGCGAGCAGGACAGCGGTGAGAGTGGCGGCGATCGTGGTCGGGCGGTTCCTCCGCGAGGTCCGCCGTAGGTGCAGGGCCATATCTGACTCCAACGTTTCGTGGGGGATCCGGGCTTCAGGAGTCACTGTCGTGCAGGGACTCGTGCCAGGGCATCAGGAGGCGTTCCAACAGAGACGTGGCACCGAACAGCAGCAGGCCGAGGGCACTGGCCACGGCGATCCCCGCCCAGGCGAACTCGAAGCGGGGCAGGGCCGCCTGGTAGGCGATGTACACCCCGAGCGCGTTGCTCGGTCCACCGAAGTACTCGGTCACGATCACGCCGATCACGGCGAGCGTGCTGCCGAGTTTGAGCGCGTTGAACAGGTACGGCAACGCGTTGGGCAGCCGCAGCATGAGTGCCACCTGTCGTGGCTGTGCCGCGAGCGACTGCATGATCTCCAGGTGCAGGGGTGAGACCTGGAGAAGTCCCCTGGTGGTGTTGACCAGGACCGGGAAGAAGACCATCACCGCGGCCACGCCGGCCTTGGACATCGGGTTGGTGACCCCGAACCAGTTGTTGAAGATCGGCGCGAGGGCCACGATCGGGGCGCAGTTGATGATGACGGCGGCGGTCAGCACCGGGCCGGACACGCCGGGAAAGCGGCTGAGCGCCAGCGCCACCGTGACCCCGGCGACCGCGCCGAGGAACAGGCCGAGGAGCACCGCGCGCACGGTGACCACCGAGGCCGACATGATCGTGCCGAACTCGGAACGGAACGCGGCTGAGATCTCCACCGGCGCCGGCACGATGAACGACGGGACGTCGAAGATCGTGACGACCAGTTGCCACGAGCCGAGGATCACCACCGCGGTGAGCACGACCGGCAGGAACCGGCCGACGGCTGTCCGCAGCGCGGCGGCGGACGGGACGCTCCGGGCGAGGGGCGTGGTGCTCATCGGGCCGCCTGCTCGGCCGGGACGCCGTGCAGCGCCGCGCGCACCTCGGTGACCTTGGCGAAGAACGCGTCGGTGGTCCGGGTCGCCGCGGTCCGCGGGTACGGCAGGTCGACGTCGATGCTGGCGGCGATGCGGCCCGGACGGGCGGACATCACGACGATCCGCGAGGACAGGAAGACCGCCTCGGAGATGCTGTGCGTGACGAAGACGACGGTGGTCCGGGTGTCCGACCAGATCCGGAGCAGCTCGCCCTGGAGGCGTTCGCGGTTCATCTCGTCGAGCGCGCCCAGCGGCTCGTCCATGAACAGGATCTCCGGGTCCGCCGACAGCGCGCGGGCGATCGCCACCCGCTGCTGCATGCCGCCGGAGAGCTGCCAGGGAAAGTGGCGGGAGAAGTCGGTGAGCCGGACCAGCTCCAGCATCTCGTGGGCCTTGGCCCGCCGCGTCGACTTGTCCACTCCGGCCACCTGCAACGGCAACTCGACGTTGCGCTGCACGGTCCGCCACTCGAAGAGGCCGGCCTGCTGGAAAACCATGCCGTAGTCCCGGTCCAACCGGGACGCCGCAGGCGTCTTGCCGTTGAGCGACACCGTGCCGTCGGTCGGCTCGGTGAGATCGGCCAGGATCCGCAGCAGGGTGCTCTTGCCGCAGCCGCTGGGCCCCAGCAGGGACACGAACTCGCCCCGCTCGATCGACAGGTCGATGTCCTCAAGCGCCGTCACCGTACGGTCTCCGCCGGTGAACTGCTTGGTGACTCCTCGCACGGAAATGATCGCGGCCTCAGACATCAGCGTCTCTCCAGGAGTTGTGGAGGCGGAAGGGGTGGTCACCGGGTCTGCCGGTTCCGGAGCGCCACGCGCTCGATGAGTGCCAGGGACTGCACGAAGACGATTCCGGCCGCCGCCGCGACCAGGACGGCCGCGTACAACTTCTCCGGGCCGTTGGAGTAGTAGTAGGCGAAGGTGAGGATGGCCCGGCCGATGCCCCGGCCGGTGCCGGCGGAGAGCTCGCCCACGATCGCGCCCACCACGCTCGCGGTCGCCGCGAGGCGCAGGCCGGCGAAGACGAAGGGCAGCGCCGCAGGGATCCGCAGCCACCCGAGGACCTGCCAGCGCCCCGCACCGACGCTGCGCATGAACTCCAGCTGGACCTTCGGCGGCGACTTGAGACCGCGCAGGGTGTTGATGGTGACCGGGAAGAACGCGAGGTAGGCGGCGATGCCGGTGACCGCCACCCAGGGCGGCGCGCCGGCCTTGCCGCCCCAGATCACGATCATCGGTGCGATGGCCACCAGGGGGACCGTCTGCGACGCCACGAGCCAGGGCATCAGCCCCTTGCTCAGCGGCACCACGTTCAGGAAGAGGACGGCGAGCAGCAGGCCGAGCGACGAGCCGGCCAGCAGGCCGTAGAACGCCTCGCGCAACGTCACGCTGGTCTCGCCGAGCAGATAGACGCCGAGTGTGGTCGGGTCGCCGCGCCGGGCCGGTTCGACGAGTGCGCCGAGGATCGTCCACACGTGCGGCATCGACAGGTCGTCGGTGGCGACGGGGAAGGCGATCCGGGTGCCGGGCACGACGTCGCCGACGGCGCGGCCCAACGCCTTGTAGCCCTCCCACAGGCCGGCGAGCGCCGCCACCACCAGGACGGCTCCGGCGGCGTTGCGACCGCTCCTGCTCGCGGCGGCCAGTCGGGCGGATCGGCGGCGTGGTGTCGGCGGGTCCACCTGACCGGCGGATCCGCCCTGGGCGGCCACCGCGGCGGTGGCGGTTCTTGTCACGGTCATGCAGGCACTCTCCGAATCCCTCGGAAGCGTCGTCTGGCGTGGGATCCGCCGGCTGGCCCCGCCCCGGATCGGATCACTCAGTGAACTGGTGGTTCACCATAGGAGCGTGAGCGAGGCCACGTCAACGGTTCGCAGCCGCCCTCTGAGCACGTTTTACGACCTCGTTACCCGCCCCTACCTGCGGATACCGCAATCCGGGCAACCATCCACCACCCGTCGCCACACCCTGCGACCATCCAGTCACTCCACGTGCCGCCGGCCTCCACCGACGCCGCGCGCCGAGCGTGGGACGGCCGGACGTCAGGACGGCACGAGGGCCGGACGGGACGGCAGCAGCCCCGCGCCCAGCCCCAGCCAGGCCGCGGCCAGCATCTGGAACGGCAGCCAAGGCCCGACCCCGGCGGTGAGCAGCGCGGAGGCGAACAGCGAGATGGCGCCCAGCAGGAAACCGAAACTGGGCCCAAACACCCGACCGGCCAGCACCAGCAGGAAGAACACCGTCTCGATCCCGGCGGTGCCCGCGCCCAGCGGGCGTAACGCGGCGTTGACGGCGGCGAGCACGCCGAGCATCGCCAGCGCCTTGCTGTCGATGCCGCCCGAGCTGAGTTCGGCCAGGACGAGCGCGAGCAGGACCGGTAGGACGACGATGAAGACCAGCGGCGCCTCGGTGGAACGCGCTGTCGCCTCCGGCTGGGCAGGCACGAAGAACGGCCAGGTGAAGGTGGCGAACGCGGCGACGGAGGCGAGGGCCAGGATGACGGCGGCTCCCGTTGTCGGTGCTCGCGGCTATCGTCCGGCCATGACGAACAGTGATCTTGACGTCTCCCCGACGCTGCCGACGGCCGAGGAGGAGGCGCGCTTCTGGGCGCTGGTGGAGCAGGCGTGGGCCGGACTGGGTCCGGAGCCGGCGGCCCTGCGTCGCGCCCTGATCGACCGCGACCCCGCGCACGACGACGGGTACGCCATGGACCGGTGGCTCGACCCGTTCGTCGCCGAACTGCGCCGGCTGACCGTCGGCCTGTCCCGCGCCGAGCTGGTCGCCCTCGACCGGGTCGTCGAACGGAAGCTCCACGACGTCGACCGCGCCGACATCCACGAGATCACCGACGGTTCCGACGACGGTTTCCTGTATGCGCGCGGCTACATCGTGGCGCTGGGCCGGGAGTTCTACGAGGCGGTCCGGGCAAACCCGGCGACGGCGGTGCCCGACGCCGGTTGTGAGGGCTTCTGCTACCTCTTCGCCCACCTGCATCACGAGCGGTTCGGTGACTGGCCGGACACCGGCTCGGGGATCAGCCGGGAGTCGTGCACCAATCCGGCCGGCTGGTCGACCGACTAGGAGTTCCTCCGCCGGGGCGAAGCGTTTCCGGCCCGGCCAGGCCTCGCGAAGGTGGGCGCGACCAGGGCCGCCGCCGGACAACTATCGTCTGTGATGCATGTGCGGTGTTATCCGCTAATGCCACACACACGCTATCGGCGTATGCACATAACTGAGCAGACTGCCACTCGCGCGACCGGCACCGTAGTGCTGCCCGATGTCGCGAGGGAGGTGATTCTCATGAAGAAGCTCACGGTTCGCCGGCTGGAGTCGGTGAAGACCAGCGCTGTCGCCGCTGCGTGTGTCGTCTCCTGACGGTGACACACCACCTGAAGGCCGGCACCCGGACGGCAACTCCGGGTGCCGGCCTTCATCGACCCTCATGAGATGAGCGAAAAGGACGACTGACCATGGCCGGCTACCCACCAGACACACTTGTCCGAGTGCGCCCGTTCGACCACCGACCGGAGGGCGACACCGTCATCATCGGCGATGTCGAGCGACAGGTGTTCCTGTCGATCCCCGCCGAAGGGCTGGACCTGCTCCAATCGCTGGCCGCCGGCAACTCGGTGGGCGAGGCGGTCCGCCAGTACGAACAGAAGTACTCCGAGACGCCCGACATCACCGACTTCCTGGACGCTCTGGGCGACGAGGGTTTCATCGAGGTCGACGACGCGGCCACCACGCCCACACCCGCCGCCCCGGCTCCCGCTCCGGCGTCCCGGCCCCGCCGCAGCTGGAGCCTGAACTGGCTCAGTCCGACGGTGGCCCGCCGCATGGTCAGCCTCCCCGTGCTGCTGCTCTGCGTCCTGATCATCGCGGGCGGTGTGTACCTCGCCGCGGACGATCCCGACCTGCTGCCGACGCCCGGTGAGACGCTGCTCTTCCCGATCCACTTCGCGGCGCTGACCTGGGCGACGTTCATCCTCACCCTGGTCGGGGTCGCGATTCACGAGGCCGCGCACATGGTCGCGGCGCGGGCGGCGGGCGTACCGTCGCGGCTCGTCATCGGCAACCAGATGTACATCCTGGTGGTCCAGACCGACATGAGCACGATCTGGATGGCGCCGAAGCGGCAGCGCTTCGTCGCGTTCATCGCCGGCACCCTGGTGGACGGGGTGCTCGCCTCGTCCTTCGTCGTCGCCCTGTGGGCGGGCCGGCACGGCTACCTGCAACTGCCGGAGTGGGGCGCGCTCCTGCTGACGGCGCTGTTGTTCACGTACCTGGTCCGGATCATCTGGCAGACGTTCCTGTTCCTGCGCACCGACGGCTACTACATCGTGGCCACCGCTCTCGGGTGCCGGAACCTGATGTCCGACACCGAGGACTACCTGCGCAACCTGGTCGCGCGGATGGTGCGGCGCACGCCCCGGGTGGACCAGTCCGGGTTGCCCCGGCGGGAGATGCGCGTCGTCCGCTGGTACGCCCTGGCATGGGTCGGCGGGCGCCTGATGGCCCTGGTCACCCTGATCTTCGTCGGGATCCCGCTGCTGTGGGGCTTCATCTACCAGTTCCTGCTCTTCGTCTCCGGCCAGGACTCCATGATGGGGTCGCTGGACTTCGTCACCATCGCGGTGATCAGCTTCCTGCTCGACGGCGGCGGGCTGCTGCTCTGGGGCCGTAGCCTCTTGCAGGGCGCGCGGGAGCGGCGTCGCCGGCACGACGTCCGGTCGGCCCGGGAGCAGGCCCGCGCGGGTACGCCGAGCACCGCGACGCCGACGGCCGTGGAGCCGAGCGGCCGGTAGTCGTCGTCCTCTCCCTCCGACTCCCCCTCGCGGCCGTGGTGGCCGCGGGCGGGAGTCGGAGGCGTCAGTGGGTACCGGAAGTCGCGCGCCGCACGGTGATCACGCGACGGCGTCGGGCCGGCTGAGCCGGCCGGACGCCAGGCCCATCCGCTCCATCAGGTACTCGACGATCAGGCGAGGGTCGGCGACGATCGCCCCGCACGACGCCTTTCGGATCATTTTTCGATCGGTGAAGCGTTGCAGGAACAGCCCGACGCGGGAGCGGGTCGTGCCGATCATCGCGGCGTAGTCCTCGTGGCGTAGCTTCAGCCCGATCCGGACGCTTCTTCCGGACGCGGCCCCGAACCCCTGAGCCAGGTCGAGGAGTCGCATCGCCAGTCGCGCCTCGCAGTCGGATGTGGTGTGCTGCAACAGCAGCGAGCGGTGCCGGCGCGCTTTCAACATCTGGCTGTGCAACCACACGTCGCAGATGTTCGGCTCGTCGAGCAGGTCGCGCAGAGCCGCGCTTTCCACCACGATCAGGCTCGTGTCCACCACGGCTGCGGGAATGTACTGGTTCGGCATTCCGGGGAGCGAGTCCTCGCCGAAGTACTCGTTTTTCGACAACACGTCTAGAATGGTCC from Micromonospora craniellae encodes the following:
- a CDS encoding amino acid synthesis family protein, producing MSIRVRKLIRHLEETRLENGRAVQPVHRVAFAGVVIENPYPSEYVQDLVTLADEIGQEIGELVGPACVELLGAEVEAFGKAALVGIDGEVEHGSALIHNLRFGNVFRTAAGGTELLPAAEKVGVPGSPIDIPLKHKLDSKTRSHHQTVTLQVADVPRPREILVVCAASNTGRPLARLAAFGAELKSN
- a CDS encoding nitrilase family protein, whose product is MVTRFLLAGAQMAPVFGDIAANIASTCGWIRAAADRGARLVVLPEAASAGYVFADRVEAARYAQPVPDGPTVTAWARLAAELDLWIVGGVTERNGDRIFNSAVLLGPTGHVGTFRKAHLWNDEKEIYDRNDDGFPVYDTPLGRIGIGICYDAWFPETFRSAALQGADLVVLPSNWVPVPGQPTAVPAMANLMCMTGAHSNQCYVAGISRIGVENGQPFVGRSVLVGPDGWPIAGPASGDREELVLAEVDLVGTRAQRWHNPFNQPLADRRTDLYVTGDQAVPAVLPSPC
- a CDS encoding NAD-dependent succinate-semialdehyde dehydrogenase, producing the protein MAVPAEVLAAALTVVDKTPKGLYVDGEWRAGRDGAVLPVEDPATGTTIAEVADASVEDGRDALAAAARAQAGWAATPPRERGEVLRRAFDLIIERRDDLARMMTLEMGKAFAESQAEVSYAAEFLRWFAEEAVRIDGGYLPAPGGNSRVVVMRQPVGPCLLVTPWNFPMAMGTRKIGPALAAGCTVVVKPAKQTPLSMLALVRILEEAGLPRGVVNVITTSQSGRVTSALLTDERLRKLSFTGSTPVGRTLLAQSAERVLRTSMELGGNAPFLVFADADLDLAVEGAVQAKMRNVGEACTAANRFYVHRSVAPRFVEALAARLGELRVGHGLDPSTDVGPLIDGVAVASVAELVADATQAGAAVVTGGGPIAGAGHFFAPTVLSGVPDGARCVREEIFGPVAPVVAFDDEDEAVGLANDSEYGLAAYVFTENLGRGLRVTERLESGMVGLNQGVISNPAAPFGGVKQSGLGREGGTVGIDEYLTVKYAAVRAQW
- a CDS encoding IclR family transcriptional regulator, translated to MAPSEAGLVRRTIWLLRAVAAHPEGVGLSEVAREAGIPKATCYRVLTVLERESWLTLDPITRRYRVSLGLLSIVGGLLDGGGAYGHMREVLRNLAEETRETAGFDVLLPPKVMVVAQVPGPSLIGQTLKPVPRTQPVWATSTGKVLLAALSAESVREDFTEEFAEHAPPEVGDLESFVASLDAVRERGFAFAYDELEVGAASVAAPVRLRGTTPYAVWIGGPTYRITRERIDTMAESVIKAARQLTDLLSNADIDIPSAFARR
- a CDS encoding ABC transporter substrate-binding protein, which gives rise to MALHLRRTSRRNRPTTIAATLTAVLLAASACGGMSDGPSESAAEAAKNCESTTKVRVVLQWVAQAQFAGYYAAKEKGYYAEECLDVTIQEGGVNIVPQQVLSAGNAEFAVSHVTKTMVTREQGADLVNIGQVFQRGAYLQVAWADSGIKELTDLKGKKVGSWGYGNELVLFAAMKDAGVDPTKDAEIIQQPFDMSLLLRKEVDAAQAKTYNEYAQLLETKNPDTGELYQPSDFSVINLQDAGYTSLEDGVYARGDWLNEQANQDTAVKFLKASYRGWGFCRDELDDCVDIVLNAGSALGKGHQTWMLNEINKLIWPAVNGVGMMDQAAWDQTIKIAMGGGVLKGVPDSDSFRTDLSQRANDELTADGFDANGNSYTPQTVTITEGGR
- a CDS encoding ABC transporter permease, which codes for MSTTPLARSVPSAAALRTAVGRFLPVVLTAVVILGSWQLVVTIFDVPSFIVPAPVEISAAFRSEFGTIMSASVVTVRAVLLGLFLGAVAGVTVALALSRFPGVSGPVLTAAVIINCAPIVALAPIFNNWFGVTNPMSKAGVAAVMVFFPVLVNTTRGLLQVSPLHLEIMQSLAAQPRQVALMLRLPNALPYLFNALKLGSTLAVIGVIVTEYFGGPSNALGVYIAYQAALPRFEFAWAGIAVASALGLLLFGATSLLERLLMPWHESLHDSDS
- a CDS encoding ABC transporter ATP-binding protein, translated to MSEAAIISVRGVTKQFTGGDRTVTALEDIDLSIERGEFVSLLGPSGCGKSTLLRILADLTEPTDGTVSLNGKTPAASRLDRDYGMVFQQAGLFEWRTVQRNVELPLQVAGVDKSTRRAKAHEMLELVRLTDFSRHFPWQLSGGMQQRVAIARALSADPEILFMDEPLGALDEMNRERLQGELLRIWSDTRTTVVFVTHSISEAVFLSSRIVVMSARPGRIAASIDVDLPYPRTAATRTTDAFFAKVTEVRAALHGVPAEQAAR
- a CDS encoding ABC transporter permease, whose product is MTVTRTATAAVAAQGGSAGQVDPPTPRRRSARLAAASRSGRNAAGAVLVVAALAGLWEGYKALGRAVGDVVPGTRIAFPVATDDLSMPHVWTILGALVEPARRGDPTTLGVYLLGETSVTLREAFYGLLAGSSLGLLLAVLFLNVVPLSKGLMPWLVASQTVPLVAIAPMIVIWGGKAGAPPWVAVTGIAAYLAFFPVTINTLRGLKSPPKVQLEFMRSVGAGRWQVLGWLRIPAALPFVFAGLRLAATASVVGAIVGELSAGTGRGIGRAILTFAYYYSNGPEKLYAAVLVAAAAGIVFVQSLALIERVALRNRQTR
- a CDS encoding DUF4240 domain-containing protein → MTNSDLDVSPTLPTAEEEARFWALVEQAWAGLGPEPAALRRALIDRDPAHDDGYAMDRWLDPFVAELRRLTVGLSRAELVALDRVVERKLHDVDRADIHEITDGSDDGFLYARGYIVALGREFYEAVRANPATAVPDAGCEGFCYLFAHLHHERFGDWPDTGSGISRESCTNPAGWSTD
- a CDS encoding Crp/Fnr family transcriptional regulator; amino-acid sequence: MTLASTRTPTSVLDDMLVPRGSELTHRLMKGVRSALYSPTVAARRVALAGGELLHQPGGADGRVYFIESGAICLEHYSPTGRRTILDVLSKNEYFGEDSLPGMPNQYIPAAVVDTSLIVVESAALRDLLDEPNICDVWLHSQMLKARRHRSLLLQHTTSDCEARLAMRLLDLAQGFGAASGRSVRIGLKLRHEDYAAMIGTTRSRVGLFLQRFTDRKMIRKASCGAIVADPRLIVEYLMERMGLASGRLSRPDAVA